The segment acaaacttgaatctgcattatgtcaggaagttttcacgtaaatctcagcttttctggctcagtggttcttgagaagaagatttttaaagatttttcctatatatttgtatgtaaaactttgatcccctattgtggccccatccaacccccggggcccatgatttgaacaaacttgaatctgcattatgtcaggaagctttcatgtaactctcagcttttctggcttagtggttcttgagaagaagatttttaaagtttttccctatatatttgtgtgcaaaactttgatccccccttggggccccatcttatccccggggaccatgatttgaacaaacttgaatctgcactatgtcagaaagttttcatgtaaaaatcaacttttctggcttagtggttcttgagaagaagattttcaaagatttttcctatatatttgtatgtaaaactttgatcccctattgtggccccatccaacccccggggcccatgatttgaacaaacttgaatctgcattatgtcgggaagctttcatgtaaatctcagcttttctggcttagtggttcttgagaagaagatttttaaagtttttccctatatatttgtatgtaaaactttgatccccccttgtggccccatcctaccaccgggggccatgatttgaacaaacttgaatctgcaatatgtcaggaggctttcaggtaaatttcagctcttctggcccagtggttcttgagaagatttataaatgaccccaccctatttttgcatttttgtgattatctcccctttgaaagggacatgacccttcacccaaggatgcttttggccatgttaggttgaaattggcccagtggttctggagaagaagtcgaaaatgtgaaaagtttacggacagacggacagacagacagacggacgccgaacaaaatgtgatcagaatagctcacttgaaccttcggttcaggtgagctaaaaagtgaaaataacgaacattgatcaatctgataattcctataaagaatacaaaattaagagtagggcaaacacggactccttgAAATACtagtaccagaggtgggaccaggtgcctaggaggagtaagcatctactctctctctctctctctctctctctctctatatatatatatatatatatatatacatctctaAATGACCAATGACAAGAACAACAACTAAAGGAACCCTAGGGACGTtctgtcccttcctcaggataAACAAAACAGACTTactgtcccttcctcaggattAACAAAACAGACTTactgtcccttcctcaggattAACAAAACAGACTTactgtcccttcctcaggattAACAAAACAGACTTactgtcccttcctcaggattAACAAAACAGACTTactgtcccttcctcaggattAACAAAACAGACTTactgtcccttcctcaggattAACAAAACAGACTTactgtcccttcctcaggattAACAAAACAGACTTactgtcccttcctcaggattAACAAAACAGACTTactgtcccttcctcaggattAACAAAACAGACTTactgtcccttcctcaggattAACAAAACAGACTTactgtcccttcctcaggattAACAAAACAGACTTactgtcccttcctcaggattAACAAAACAGACTTactgtcccttcctcaggattAACAAAACAGACTTactgtcccttcctcaggattAACAAAACAGACTTACTGTCACTTCCTCAGGATTAACAAAACAGACTTactgtcccttcctcaggattAACAAAACAGACTTactgtcccttcctcaggattAACAAAACAGACTTACTGTCACTTCCTCAGGATTAACAAAACAGACTTactgtcccttcctcaggattAACAAAACAGTTTTACCTAAAAATACAACTGAAGGgaagaatctttaaaaatagtGGAAGATTCGAATTATGTTCACAATGCAAATCGAATAGAATGAAAATCAACTCATGTTTGACCCAAGcaatatatttcactttttaaaaaaatggatttgaaaagtttcaaaagtcaattttatttaattcaGTAATGTTAAATGATAAATTGTAAAATAGGCTGTTGTGAAACCTAATCTTTGATCCACTTTCGAGTAGATCCCATGTGAACCATTCTTTAGATTCAAACaggattattttcaatatacagaCATTAATCAATCCGAAGTATACTTTATACAGAAATGTACAAATTCCCTCTGCAAAGAGGCTCTCTTTATCTctcatttaaattttttgcaataaaaataattgtagGCCTAAATGTTTGCGATTACCGTGTAACTAGGACAAACTTCTTTAGTTCCAATCAAACGCAATCATATAACTTAGAACCTTCAACTCTCACACATGAAATACACCGCATCATGTGTGACGAAAACCCTTGTAGTTAGTATAAGACACAGATTTCTTGGTGTCCAATTCTTTGGTGAGCAGTCTCGGAATATCCAGTGTCTTTGGATCAATGTCAGGAAATGATTTCCATATAACCTGCTTACATCTCTCCCGCAGAGAATACactgtaataaaacaaaatggtgTTTATTTCATCCACATTGAGGGGAAAATTGGCTCcaagagaagattttgaaagaagatagttttacatgaaatacatgtatatagagaaaATTATCTTTGGGAACTAACTTATTGCCAAGTACTGTATTTAATTTCCCTTACTTTTATCACCATATGTAAGCAATCCATTcgtccatatttgatttacatgtttatcatttgctgggggttggggggtgttgtttgttaatttattatcattttggtTTCTGCGGGAGGATTTTGGGGGAGGGGTATTTTATCAAGTTTTACACAATACCTGGGATATCGATTAGGACCAGTCTGTACGTCTCCTCCTCCCCCTCTGACGGGTAATACACAGGCTCTTTATCAATGACAAGTCGATCATTTGTAACTACTTCTTTAGCACACCAAGGATGTGTCACATACGTGATCATGTCGATATATTCTCCTTTCTTCAAAATGGAATACCTCACCAAGTTCCCCTTGAAGTTGAGCCAATATAACGTGGCATTTCTGTCACAACGGTTCTGAAAGCGCACATGTGTCGTTATGTCATTGTTGAGAGACCGTGGCTCCTTATATTCTTTCTTTTCTTCAGCCATGTCAATCAGAATGTATAGTATATGTTACGTTCATCGTTACACGTAGATCCTCCACCTCCACAGGCACATCCGATACAATCGCCGCTCAAAATGGATGCTTCGCAATGTTTgtaaacaatacatatatacaacGTGGTGTTACTAAAACCCGCAAACGAACGATTTAAAGGGGCGTGGACACGATTTTTAATCGATTGAAATTGACAGTGTTtttgttattgaaataaatattttttatgattaagtggatctaaaataaaatatactaatttttaattacaaaaaatCCGACTCTCCATTCTCCCCAAGTTTTCTAAAATGTGTCAAAAGCATTCAACATTttgacatgtaaacataaacagggctcgtgccttgttttgaaaatgaaaagtttagatgtCTCAAATTCATCTTTGCGCCAGTGTTTGAAATTTAGGTGTGttactgttttacatgaatcAAATACCATCCTACAATTAATGAAATAtctgaatattttgtttttaccgAATAGTGTCCACGCCCCTTAAAATCGCTGACGAGGGTGCTACAGAATGTGTATAACAGGCACTCCACCAAAATACACTGCGACAATTAAAAATTtagata is part of the Ostrea edulis chromosome 2, xbOstEdul1.1, whole genome shotgun sequence genome and harbors:
- the LOC125680617 gene encoding von Hippel-Lindau disease tumor suppressor-like; protein product: MAEEKKEYKEPRSLNNDITTHVRFQNRCDRNATLYWLNFKGNLVRYSILKKGEYIDMITYVTHPWCAKEVVTNDRLVIDKEPVYYPSEGEEETYRLVLIDIPVYSLRERCKQVIWKSFPDIDPKTLDIPRLLTKELDTKKSVSYTNYKGFRHT